In Aliivibrio wodanis, a genomic segment contains:
- a CDS encoding putative exported protein produces MKKTIIAITAALILSPTIALADNGDHNNHKQAQFNYTGPVSTISVAELLKDTGMFTEQNAIVDGQIIRHIRKDKYLFSDGTTEIQIELDDDISLPTAINETTKVRIFGEYEGGKIPEIEVERLQTL; encoded by the coding sequence ATGAAAAAGACAATTATAGCAATCACAGCAGCTCTAATCTTATCTCCAACAATTGCTCTAGCTGATAATGGTGATCACAATAATCATAAACAAGCTCAATTTAATTACACTGGTCCTGTCAGCACAATTAGCGTTGCAGAGCTATTAAAAGACACGGGGATGTTCACAGAACAGAACGCAATTGTAGATGGCCAAATTATTCGTCATATTCGTAAAGACAAATACCTATTTTCTGACGGCACAACAGAAATTCAAATAGAGTTAGACGATGATATTTCATTACCGACAGCAATCAATGAAACGACTAAAGTCCGTATTTTTGGCGAATATGAAGGTGGAAAAATACCAGAGATTGAAGTAGAACGCTTACAAACGTTATAA